The Mucilaginibacter gracilis genomic interval TTGTGCCTTCATATTATCGGTGCGCGAGAAACGCTGGAATAAGCTGGCCTGGTTTTGCGCAGGTACACCAATACCATGGTCGGTTATGGAGGTACGGACTATCTGCTTTTTTTCGTCCACAGTTAAATCGATATCAATATTTACGCTATCGGGCGAATATTTAATTGCGTTGGTAAGCAGGTTGGTGAGTACCTGGCTAATCCGCATCCTATCGGCCAGCACGCATACATCGCTCATTTCTGTTACTGCAATATGGTGTTTGGTATTGGCCTGGTTCATCTCCTGCACTATGTCGATAACCAGTTCCAGTAGTACAAATGGCTCTTTTTTGAGTTGCACAGTGCCTGATTTAAATGCCGAGGCATCTAAAAGGAACGAGGTGAGGCGGCTCAGTTTTTCGGATTGTACCATAATGCGCCCTATGGTGGTATTTACACGTTCGTTAACCTTGTCTTTAAGTTCAATGTTAAGTATTTGCGTGTAGGAGCGTATTACCGAGATTGGCGTTTTAAGTTCGTGGCTGGCTACGCTTATAAAATCTTCTTTAGCCTGTTCAAGTTTGCGTTGCAGCGTTACATCGTGAAAGGTGAGTAAATGCTGGCCGATGGATTTGAAGGTTTGAAAAACTTTACGGCATGAAACCAGCAAAACGTGCTCATCGCTATTGCGGTGGGTATAAATCAGCTCAAAATTTTCAAAGCTATCATAATGCTGCATTTCTTTGGCCAAGGCTTTGGTATCCAGCTTGTGGGCGATGGCTTCAAATATATTTACTCCTTCGGTCTGTATTTTTTCGAGATCAAAAAGTTTGAAAAAAGGCTTGCTTGCCGAATTAATGGTGAGGTCGGAATTGAGAATCAGCATCGGTTCCTTTGAGGTTTCAACAATGCTTTGGGCATATTTGCGTGCCTCCAGGGCTTCATCTTCAGCTTCCTTTCTCCGGCTTAAATTGCGCAGAATTTTGGTGTAGCCAATTTGCTTGTTGTCGGTATCGGTTAATGGAAATATGAGCCCGCTGGCCCAAAATAGCGAACCATCCTTGCGTTGGTGGTTGCGCTCGTCGGTGCCGCGGCCCTTTTCGAGTGCTTCAGCAAATTCGTGCTCCGGTATGCCGTTCTTACAGTCGTCTTCGGTGTAAATAATCCGTGCATGCTGGCCGCAAATCTCTACTTCGGTGTAGCCTAAAACATGCTCGGCCCCTTTATTCCACGACGTTATGATATAGTCGGTATCTGTGGTAAATACACAATAGTCTTCCAGGCTTTCCAGTATATTTTTATAGAAATCATTATCAAGCGTAGGCGGAATTTTCTGTGTCATCGTTATTTAATTGGGTTAACCGGGCGTAAAATTAAACATATAAGCCGAGCAATAGTTGTTTATTAAACGAGAAACAAAATATTAGCTAAAACATGGCATTGTATTGATACATAAGTTGTTGCAATTTTAACAAAAAGAGGTAGAGATATGGGCTT includes:
- a CDS encoding ATP-binding protein, which translates into the protein MTQKIPPTLDNDFYKNILESLEDYCVFTTDTDYIITSWNKGAEHVLGYTEVEICGQHARIIYTEDDCKNGIPEHEFAEALEKGRGTDERNHQRKDGSLFWASGLIFPLTDTDNKQIGYTKILRNLSRRKEAEDEALEARKYAQSIVETSKEPMLILNSDLTINSASKPFFKLFDLEKIQTEGVNIFEAIAHKLDTKALAKEMQHYDSFENFELIYTHRNSDEHVLLVSCRKVFQTFKSIGQHLLTFHDVTLQRKLEQAKEDFISVASHELKTPISVIRSYTQILNIELKDKVNERVNTTIGRIMVQSEKLSRLTSFLLDASAFKSGTVQLKKEPFVLLELVIDIVQEMNQANTKHHIAVTEMSDVCVLADRMRISQVLTNLLTNAIKYSPDSVNIDIDLTVDEKKQIVRTSITDHGIGVPAQNQASLFQRFSRTDNMKAQKIEGFGMGLYIAAEIIKAHNGSIGVESDGLQGSAFYFDLPFLHPLSTRK